The following proteins are encoded in a genomic region of Athene noctua chromosome 9, bAthNoc1.hap1.1, whole genome shotgun sequence:
- the CIDEC gene encoding lipid transferase CIDEC, which produces MDYAKSLSLRLAAPVSKCVSASASMTQQLLSSPAPRPRPYRVCNWDRSLRKGIMAQSLAELLRQAQSALLAPGPIALVLDEDGTAVETEAFFRTLEEGTVLMALSKGQAWAASKTPGYQLSLSRKPPRRIDVACVTFDLYKTSPRDLGCLNVKATLYGTYSMSYDLRCYGAKRLMKEALRWTLFTMQATGHVLLGTSCYMQQLLDAAEEPKEAEGSPALQSLLPRSLPPLPRRKTLQ; this is translated from the exons ATGGATTACGCCAAGTCCCTGAGCCTGCGCCTGGCTGCCCCCGTCTCCAA ATGCGTCTCAGCAAGTGCCTCCATGACCCAGCAGCTGCTGTCGAgtccggccccgcggccccgaccctaCCGTGTCTGCAACTGGGACCGCAGCCTGCGCAAGGGCATCATGGCCCAGAGCCTGGCCGAGCTGCTGCGCCAG gctCAGAGCGCCCTGCTCGCCCCGGGTCCCATCGCCTTGGTGCTGGATGAGGACGGCACGGCGGTGGAGACGGAGGCTTTCTTCCGGACGCTGGAGGAGGGCACGGTGCTGATGGCCCTGAGCAAGGGACAGGCCTGGGCTGCCTCCAAG ACACCTGGCTACCAGCTGAGCCTGTCCCGTAAGCCCCCTCGGAGGATCGACGTTGCCTGCGTCACCTTTGACCTCTACAAGACCAGCCCGCGGGACCTGGGCTGCCTCAATGTCAAAGCCACGCTCTATGGCACCTACAGCATGTCCTACGACCTGCGCTGCTACGGGGCCAAGAGGCTGATGAA ggAAGCCCTACGCTGGACTCTCTTCACCATGCAAGCCACGGGCCACGTCCTGCTCGGCACCTCCTGCTACATGCAGCAGCTCCTGGATGCCGCGGAGGAGCCCAAGGAGGCGGAGGGCAGCCCAGCGCTGCAGAGCCTCCTGCCCCGCAGCCTCCCACCCCTGCCCCGCAGGAAGACGCTGCAGTGA